In the genome of Thermoleophilaceae bacterium, one region contains:
- a CDS encoding BatA domain-containing protein, translated as MSFASPIWLLALLALPLLVAAQYARRRRARRYAVRFTAVRNLKLAAAAAGPSWRRHVPAALALAALALLSLALAKPQRTVAVPVGRASVMMVTDHSLSMEADDVQPDRLTAAQNAAHTFLNKLPSLVKVGVVAFSDTPDTVQAP; from the coding sequence TTGAGCTTCGCGAGCCCGATCTGGCTGCTCGCGCTGCTGGCGCTGCCGCTGCTCGTGGCCGCGCAGTACGCGCGTCGGCGGCGCGCGCGGCGCTACGCCGTTCGCTTCACCGCTGTGCGCAACCTCAAGCTGGCGGCGGCCGCCGCCGGGCCGTCCTGGCGCCGGCACGTGCCCGCGGCGCTCGCGCTCGCGGCGCTTGCGTTGCTCTCGCTCGCGCTCGCCAAGCCGCAGCGCACCGTGGCCGTGCCGGTTGGCCGCGCCTCGGTGATGATGGTCACCGACCACTCGCTCTCGATGGAGGCGGACGATGTTCAGCCGGACAGGCTCACCGCGGCGCAGAACGCGGCCCACACCTTCCTCAACAAGCTGCCGAGTCTCGTGAAGGTCGGCGTGGTGGCGTTCTCGGACACGCCAGACACCGTGCAGGCGCCGAG